In one window of bacterium DNA:
- a CDS encoding DUF4416 family protein, with protein MRKIKKPLPVKLIMGMISPNVDLFDQLTQILVEKFGPVDLKSNVFNFDKTDYYEEEIGKNLKRRFLSFCELIEPRGLVEIKLFTNSLEEKFSLSKDEPSRLINLDPGYLDCTKLVLANTKDSPNRIYLREMIYAEITLYFSQGTFKFRPWTFPDYKTREYIETFNQIRKLYISQRRNIISKKVDKKF; from the coding sequence ATGCGTAAAATAAAAAAACCTCTACCAGTAAAGTTAATAATGGGTATGATATCTCCGAATGTAGACCTTTTCGACCAGCTAACACAAATTTTAGTTGAGAAATTTGGGCCGGTAGATTTGAAAAGCAATGTATTCAACTTTGACAAGACCGATTACTACGAAGAAGAGATAGGCAAAAATTTAAAGAGACGATTTTTAAGTTTTTGCGAGTTAATTGAACCAAGGGGGTTAGTAGAGATTAAATTATTTACCAACAGTCTGGAAGAAAAGTTTTCGCTTTCCAAAGATGAACCAAGCCGTCTTATTAATCTTGACCCGGGTTATCTCGATTGTACAAAGCTGGTCTTAGCCAACACTAAAGATTCACCAAACAGAATTTATTTAAGAGAGATGATCTATGCAGAGATAACTTTATATTTCAGCCAGGGAACTTTTAAGTTCCGACCCTGGACTTTTCCCGACTATAAAACCCGGGAGTACATTGAAACGTTTAATCAGATTAGGAAACTTTACATTAGTCAAAGGCGCAATATTATTTCCAAAAAAGTAGATAAAAAATTTTAA
- a CDS encoding pitrilysin family protein, with protein sequence MYKKYLIDNGLKVITAPMKGTRAVTVLILIGTGSRYESRQLNGITHFLEHMFFRGTSKRPSAKTISETIDRVGGELNAYTSEESTGFFIHLASPHLELALDVLSDMLLNSKFEREEIEKEKGVILEEINMHQDKPDIQVVNIYESLLYGNQPLGWEVIGKKEVVKNIDREKLLVYRKNNFSSNNTVISIAGDVQSGKTSALVKKYLRRWKNRKKPSYLPLEEKQTAPATTLQYRKTDQAYLCLGVRTFAYKHPDYYVLRVLNTILGGMVSSRLFVRLREEEGIVYSVDSLRESYLDGGNLRVNAGVEINKTEIAITTILEEFKRMCQEIVGKEELGKAKEYLKGRLALELELSPGVASFLGHQELLLGEIKLPEKQMKEIEKVTSDDINRVAKKIFVKEHLNLAVVGPFTDKEKFVKLLKF encoded by the coding sequence ATGTATAAAAAATATCTAATAGATAACGGTTTGAAAGTCATAACAGCTCCAATGAAAGGGACGCGAGCAGTCACTGTTTTGATTTTAATTGGAACAGGGTCTCGCTATGAATCTCGGCAACTGAACGGCATTACCCATTTTTTGGAGCATATGTTCTTTAGGGGAACGAGCAAGCGTCCAAGCGCCAAAACCATTTCCGAAACTATTGATAGAGTAGGAGGAGAACTAAACGCTTATACCAGCGAAGAGAGCACTGGCTTTTTCATTCACTTAGCCAGTCCTCACCTGGAGCTCGCTCTCGATGTTCTTTCAGATATGTTACTTAATTCCAAATTTGAAAGAGAAGAGATTGAAAAGGAAAAAGGCGTGATTTTGGAAGAGATTAATATGCATCAGGATAAACCAGATATTCAGGTTGTAAATATTTATGAATCTCTACTCTACGGCAACCAGCCCCTGGGCTGGGAAGTAATCGGAAAGAAAGAGGTAGTTAAAAATATCGATCGGGAAAAATTATTGGTTTATAGGAAGAATAATTTTTCTTCCAATAATACTGTAATTTCCATTGCTGGTGATGTCCAGTCTGGAAAGACTTCGGCTTTGGTTAAGAAGTATTTAAGAAGATGGAAAAACAGAAAAAAACCTTCTTACCTGCCTTTAGAAGAAAAACAGACCGCTCCTGCTACAACTCTTCAATATAGAAAGACTGACCAGGCTTATCTATGTCTGGGAGTAAGGACTTTTGCTTATAAACATCCCGACTATTATGTGCTCAGGGTTTTAAATACGATTCTGGGAGGAATGGTAAGTTCCCGGCTCTTCGTTAGGCTTCGAGAAGAAGAAGGTATAGTTTATTCAGTTGATTCTTTAAGGGAATCTTATCTGGATGGGGGGAACCTGCGTGTCAATGCGGGAGTGGAGATAAACAAAACAGAAATTGCCATTACGACCATTTTGGAAGAGTTTAAAAGAATGTGTCAAGAAATTGTTGGAAAAGAAGAATTGGGAAAAGCTAAAGAATACTTGAAAGGCAGACTGGCTCTGGAACTGGAGCTTTCTCCAGGGGTAGCAAGTTTTCTGGGCCATCAAGAACTTCTTTTAGGAGAGATTAAACTGCCGGAAAAACAGATGAAAGAAATTGAAAAAGTTACTTCAGACGACATAAACAGAGTAGCCAAAAAGATTTTCGTTAAGGAGCACCTTAATCTGGCAGTAGTTGGTCCTTTTACAGATAAAGAAAAATTTGTAAAATTATTGAAATTTTAA